The following coding sequences lie in one Aquabacterium olei genomic window:
- a CDS encoding Crp/Fnr family transcriptional regulator yields the protein MQPRADITTSALRERLARDAWFRHATPALQDGLLALGATRRLHTGEHLFFRGDAPDGLYAVLDGALRVSGLGEDGKEAVLALLEPPAWLGEVSLFDRLPRTHDAVAEGPTEVWHVPQAPLLALLTREPGCWRDLGVLMATRLRLAFIAMEDMALHPAEARLARRLVWLCEVAVAQRPAGAAEGEVVLPLRQNRLAAMLSLSRQTTNQILQGLQDRGVLRVAYGRITVCDGTALREAAGLSKAEQVVLSQWRGEGEPGPADSPRSV from the coding sequence ATGCAGCCGCGTGCCGACATCACCACCTCTGCGCTGCGTGAGCGCCTGGCCCGGGACGCCTGGTTCCGGCATGCGACGCCGGCGCTGCAGGACGGCCTGCTGGCGCTGGGCGCGACCCGACGGTTGCACACCGGAGAGCACCTTTTCTTCCGGGGGGATGCCCCGGACGGGCTGTATGCCGTGCTGGACGGCGCCCTGCGCGTGAGCGGCCTGGGCGAGGACGGCAAGGAAGCGGTGCTGGCGTTGCTGGAGCCGCCTGCTTGGCTGGGGGAGGTCTCGCTGTTCGACCGCCTGCCCCGGACGCACGATGCCGTGGCCGAGGGGCCGACCGAGGTCTGGCACGTGCCGCAGGCACCCCTGCTGGCGCTGCTGACGCGCGAGCCCGGCTGCTGGCGCGACCTGGGCGTGCTGATGGCTACGCGGCTGCGGTTGGCCTTCATCGCCATGGAGGACATGGCGCTGCACCCGGCCGAAGCCCGCCTGGCCCGTCGGCTGGTGTGGCTGTGCGAGGTGGCGGTGGCCCAGCGTCCGGCCGGTGCGGCGGAGGGCGAGGTGGTGCTCCCGCTGCGGCAGAACCGGCTGGCGGCGATGCTGTCGCTGTCGCGCCAGACCACCAACCAGATCCTGCAGGGCCTGCAGGACCGCGGGGTGCTGCGTGTGGCCTACGGTCGCATCACCGTGTGCGACGGAACGGCGCTGCGCGAGGCCGCCGGGCTGTCGAAGGCCGAGCAGGTGGTGCTGTCTCAGTGGCGGGGTGAGGGCGAGCCCGGCCCTGCCGATTCCCCACGGTCTGTCTGA